Below is a window of Candidatus Cybelea sp. DNA.
ATAACGTCATGAGGTGCGTGACGTTAAACAGGGGCGCTTCGTCGGAATGTCTCTCCAAATTGCGACCTCCGATTGTAGGATCGATCCTCACGCAAAAGGGTGAAGGCAAGGCTATTCGGTACCCGCCACTCAGCTCCATCGTGGTAGCCGGGGGCCGGGACCCGGAAGGGGCTCGGTGTCCTTGCTAGGGCGCGGGCCTTCGCCCGGTCGAAACCGCCGTGGCCATGCGATTGATACTCTTGACGGCCGTCTTGATTGGTATTTCTCCGATCGTGTCCGGCTGCGGCGGCAGCATCCCGGCCCCAGCGGGTGCGCCAACCAATCTCGCCGCGACGAACGAGCCCGCGCTTTCGGGCAAAACACAACGACCGTTTGCCTATGTCGCGCAGACGTGTCCGTCGAGCTCTCCCTGCCCGTCGCCGAATGGAATGGTGCAGATGTTAGGCGGCCCGACGATTACCGCAGATATCGAAAACCCCACAACGCTAGCTCTCGATGGTTCCGGCAATCTCTATGTCGGCAACTCGCTTGCGTCAAACGAGGGTGACGTCAGCGTGTACGGGCCAAAGAGCGTGAAACCGCAGCGAATTCTAAGCGGCATCGTGGGCGTTCCGCACGGGCTCGTTGCCGATGCTGCCGGACGCTTATTCGTGGTCGCTCAATATCGTTCGGGCTGTTGTCAATTGGAAGGCAGCGGCGCCGTCTATGCAGCCGGCGCCACGAAACCCAAGCAGCGGCTCAAAGGCCTCAGCGGCTTTGCCCATTCACCCGTACTCGACAAATCCGGACACCTCTACGTAGGGAACTTCGACGTGTTCCCCGGTTGGGTGAGCGTCTACCCGCGCGGGCGGCACGTGCCGTCGCGCGTCATCAACGACGGGATCGGCCTCCCGGTCCAGTTGGCGATCGCTCCAAACGGCGATCTCGTCGTCGCCAACGGGCTCTTCAGCGGCGGTTCTAACGTGGTGGTGTATCCACGCGGAAAGAGCACTCCGTCACTGACGATTGCGGGCATTAATAGCGTGAGCGCCCTTGCCATCGACGCCGACGGCAACCTTTACGTCGGCAACGGCGGAAGCAAGAAGACGAAAGCATCGATTACGGTCTATCGCAAGGGGCAAACAACGCTCTGGCGCTCGATTCACACCGGGTTCGTCTATCCAGGGGCGCTCGCGTTCGACGGATTGGGCCGGCTCTACGTCGCAAACGTTCCAAGAAAGGGAACGAACACAATTGTCGTCTTTGCTGCCGGCGCTTCGACGCCAATGCGGACGTACACCCTGAAGGGTCAGTTCGCCGCGCTCGCCGTACCGCGTTAGCGCGATCGACCGAATCGGGTCACGTGCGCCGCTTGCAACGGCACCTTTTTCCTCGACTGGTCGATGAGCCGCCGACGGCGGCGCCGTACGCGCTCTGCAACCCGCTCGTAAACGTATCGACAAGCGATCCCCCGGGATAGGTGTACTCTTCAATCGCATGATTCGCCGTATCGCTTACGACGACGTCGCCCTCATCGTTCACAAACTGCAGGAGCTGCGGCGATCCCGTAGCTCCAAAGCTTTGCGACGGCGATTTTTTACCGGGCGGGAAGACTTCAATCGAGGGAATCGATCCGACGGCGACGATCAGATTTCCCGCTTTATCGACGAGCAGCCCCGCCGCAAAAAAGTGACCGCCGGATCCAAATGCAAGGTCTAGATCCGTTCCGTCTTTCGACCCAGGCGAATATTCATAGACGGCCGGGTTCGAATAGAAGTTTTGGTACGTAACATAGAGGTTCTCGTTAGCGTCAAGAGCTAACGCCGTTGGGTAGCACGAACACTGTTGGTGGATCGATAGCGATGGCTTGCTGCCACCCCCAAGAAATTCCACGATGGAGTCGCCGAAGGTGTAATAGTTGGCGACGTAGACCGTTCCTTTGGAATCCACCGCCACGTCGACCGGGCCCGACAGGCCCTGGGATAACGTCGTTACCGGCGAGGAGCCGCCTGGATGATACTCCGTAACCGTGTTGTTCCCGGCGTTTGCTACGTACAAGTTGCCGGCAGCGTCTGTGGCCATTCCGGCCGGAACGTCGATGCCGTTAGTAATCGTCGCGATAGGCGGTTGGTTGGATCCCGAGAGCTGGAAGGCGACGACTTTGTTCGCAATGGAGTCCGAAACGTAGAGTGTGCTTGAGGAGGTTGCGCGCCGCGACGACGCGGTACGCTGCGACGATGCGGGAAACGGCGGCGAAACACCGGCGCGAGGCGTGCAAGCGGTAATTAATACCGCGATCGCGAGCAGGGCTACAATCGAATGCTTCATTGATTGTCGGGCTCGCCCGTTCCATGGTGCGCGATGAGGTATTGCGCCGGATACGGCGCCGGAATCTCCGTGAACGCGCGCGGCTTCCGGGAAAAGTCGAAGCAGCTCGTCGGCGCGGCGGCGCGTGCATCGGTCTGACCCAAGGAGGGCAGATCGAAGCGGCTCTCGATGATTTTCAGGAGGCTGCCGAACTCGTACTGAGTGTGGTCCACGTAGTTCGATTTGGCGTACGGAGAGATGCAGAGCAACGGCACCCGAACCCCGAGGCCGTCCCAGTCGAGTTGCGGGGGGGCCACGCCGTCGTACCAGCCGCCCCAGTCGTCCCAGACCACGAAGATTGCGGTAGACGGCCAGAACCCGCTCTCACCAATCGTATTGACGATCGACGCGACCCAAGATGGTCCGAGTTTGCTGTCGCTTCCGGCATGATCCGATAGCTTGTCCGACGGAATAACCCACGTCACGTCGGCCAGCTTTCCTTTCTTTACGTCTCGCAGGATTTGCGTCTCGGGCGAAACGACGTCTTTCTTCCAATCGGGGCCCTCGCGAATATCCTTGATGGCGTCGAAACCGTCCCAGGAGTATGAAGTAAGGCAGTGGACCTTGGGGCAGTACCGGGGTGAGTACGAGCGCCACGACAGGCCGGCGGCATCCAGCTCGTCGGCGATCGATTTGTACGTGAAGCAGGGAAAAGCGACACCGACCGGCAGACCCCCTTGCGGCGAAGTCGCGGCGCCATTCATGATACCGACGCGGAAGTCTGGGTTGCCGTCGCAGCCCCACGGCTCGTAGTTGGGTAAGTAATAGGCCCCTCCCGCTTGTCCGGCGATCAGGTACTGGTGCGCAACGAAACTCCCGTCCAGCTGCGATGCGAACATTTTATCGCCAAGTGCATATTGCTGGGCCAACTTCCAATACGGGGCTACGTCTTTCTCGCGAACGAACGAGTATTGCGTATCCTTGCCGCCCGCGCTTGACTCGTGGCAAAAGCCGTCCATTTTCCCGTAGTCGACGGCCGTTTTTGCATCCTGAAAGGCATGCGAGATGTCCCAACCCGTTGCCAGCGGTACTTGGCTCAAGGTTATCGTTTGACCGTCGCAAGCGCCGGTTTTCGAGGTTGCGGCGTTCGGAAAACCCTCGAACAAGTTGTTGAAACTCCGGTTTTCCTGAATGACGATCACGATGTGATCGATCTTCGATAGCCCGCCGGAACTCGCCGGATTGGCCGTGACTCTCATTGGGGTCGAATAGGATATCAACGCGGATAGCGCGAGGAAAGCCGTCACTGCGAGTCGAGGATTCGCGATCTTCGGCATGCTAGCTCCAATAGCGTTATCTAATTTGAAGACCACCCTACGGCAAAATGCACG
It encodes the following:
- a CDS encoding NHL repeat-containing protein, with protein sequence MKHSIVALLAIAVLITACTPRAGVSPPFPASSQRTASSRRATSSSTLYVSDSIANKVVAFQLSGSNQPPIATITNGIDVPAGMATDAAGNLYVANAGNNTVTEYHPGGSSPVTTLSQGLSGPVDVAVDSKGTVYVANYYTFGDSIVEFLGGGSKPSLSIHQQCSCYPTALALDANENLYVTYQNFYSNPAVYEYSPGSKDGTDLDLAFGSGGHFFAAGLLVDKAGNLIVAVGSIPSIEVFPPGKKSPSQSFGATGSPQLLQFVNDEGDVVVSDTANHAIEEYTYPGGSLVDTFTSGLQSAYGAAVGGSSTSRGKRCRCKRRT
- a CDS encoding alkaline phosphatase family protein encodes the protein MRVTANPASSGGLSKIDHIVIVIQENRSFNNLFEGFPNAATSKTGACDGQTITLSQVPLATGWDISHAFQDAKTAVDYGKMDGFCHESSAGGKDTQYSFVREKDVAPYWKLAQQYALGDKMFASQLDGSFVAHQYLIAGQAGGAYYLPNYEPWGCDGNPDFRVGIMNGAATSPQGGLPVGVAFPCFTYKSIADELDAAGLSWRSYSPRYCPKVHCLTSYSWDGFDAIKDIREGPDWKKDVVSPETQILRDVKKGKLADVTWVIPSDKLSDHAGSDSKLGPSWVASIVNTIGESGFWPSTAIFVVWDDWGGWYDGVAPPQLDWDGLGVRVPLLCISPYAKSNYVDHTQYEFGSLLKIIESRFDLPSLGQTDARAAAPTSCFDFSRKPRAFTEIPAPYPAQYLIAHHGTGEPDNQ